ATGGCGCCCCGGCCGAACTCCTCCGGCCATCGGGAAAGGCGCCGCTCGGTGGTGTACGAGGCCAGAGACGAGAGTAGCGGGGCGGGGCCGGGAATCAACCCGATGCCGAAGCCAAGGACGCTACCGCGGAGAATCGGTCCCAGGGAGCGCCGCAGCTCTGCAAAGGATGGATAGAGCCCGCGGAATCCCACCGGGACGGACGTGACACCGCGCGATTGTTGCCCTACGATGCTCAGCATCTCGGCGAAGCCGAAGAGCCCGATGACCAGCGCGGGAAGCGCAATGCCACCGCGGAGCGCCAGCTTCCCGAAGGTAAACCGGTCGACACCCGACATCAGGTCGGGCCCGACCGTTCCCAGGGCGATTCCGAAGAGCGCCATCATAACGGAGTGCGATGCCGCGCCGCCAGTCAGGCGCGTGAGGAGGGCCAAGCCCAGGAGGCAAACGCTGAAGTACTCGGCCGGGCCAAATGCCAGCGCCGCACTCGCCAGGGCGGGGGCGAAGAATGTCAGCCCGATCACACCCAGGGTCCCCGCGACGTACGAGCCGATGGCGGCGATGGCCAGCGCCGCTCCGGCCCGCCCTTTGCGGGCCATCTGATAGCCATCGAAGACGGTGACCATGCTTGCCGCCTCGCCAGGGACACTCACCAGGATGGAGGTCGTGCTCCCGCCGTACATAGCGCCATAGTAGATACCGGCCAGCATGATCATGGCGGCGCTGGTGTCAAGGGTGAAGGTAAAGGGAAAGAGGAGAGCCATGGTGGCCACGGAGCCGATCCCGGGGAGGACGCCCACGATAGTGCCGATGGTGACACCGAAGAGTGCGGCAGCCAGGTTCCGTGCGCTCAGCGCCACGGCAAACCCGTGCAGCAGTCCTTCCACGGCGCTCACAGGGGAATCGTGCCGCCGATGTCCAGTACGACCGTCTTCAGGTCAGCCATCTCCAGCAGGGTATACTTCCCTCCCCTGCGCCCGACACCGCTTATGGTGCCCGAGGCGCCTCCGCGGGGAAGGCGCGGATCACCCGGGAAGCTGTTGTCGTTAATGTTCACCAACCCGACCCGCAGGCGCTCCGCCAGCCGAAAGGCGCGGGCCACGTCCCGGGTAAAGATGGCTGCGGTATGGCCATAGGGACTGGCCTGAGCCAGCCGCAGGACATCAGCCTCGTCATCGAAGGGGACGAGGGCAGCCACAGGGCCGAATGTCTCCTCCAGGTGAAGACGACTGTCCGGTGGCACATCCGCCACCACTGCAGGAAGGAAGTACAGGGGCGTGGGGAACCCCTGCAGGCGCCGGCCACCAAACACGACACGCGCGCCGCGTGCGCTGGCGTCAGCCAGGTGCTCTTCCACTGTGCGCGCTGTGCGCTCGTTGTGCAAGGGACCCATGACTGTCTCCCGCTGGAAGGGATCCCCCACCCTGATCCGGCTCATAGCTTCCCTGAGCCGCACAGCCAGCGGGTCCTGTAGAGATCGATGGACCAGGACCCGCCCGGTCGCCGAGCATACCTGTCCTGCATTCCTGGTGCACCCCGTCAGGATCCTGGGCACTGCCAGATCCAGGTCCGCGTCGGCGAACACCACGGTCGGGCCATTGCCGCCCAGTTCCAGCAACTGCGGCTTCCCTGCAGCACGCGCCGCTACGGCTCGCCCCGTCGCCGAGCTCCCCACGAAAGCCACGGCATCGGTGCCCTCGTGTCCGGCGATTTCGTCGCCCACAACCGGCCCGGGGCCGAGAACGAGGTTGGCCACGCCCGGCGGAAGCGGCGCCTCCACCAGGCACTCCATGAGTTTGACCGCGCAAGTAGAGGTGGTCGGTGCTGGTACCCAGACGAAGCTGTTTCCCATGACCAGTGCGGCACTGATCAACTGGCTGGGGATCCCCACGGGGAAGTTCCAGGGCGTAATGATAGCGTACACTCCGCGGGGCTGGAGGAAAGTCAAGGCCCGCTTGTGCGGGTTCTCCACCGGGAGCAGTGGTGTCTCCAGCGCCATGGCGTACTCGGCCGCCAGGCGGAACCAGCCGGCCGCGTTCTGCACCTCCACTCTCGCTTCCGCGTGCAGCGGTTTCCCCTGCTCCAGGGTGATCCAGCCGGCCAACGCCTCCGCACGCTCCTGAATTAGGTCGGCGATGCGGCGGCAGAGGCGGACCCGCTCCGCCAGCGGGGTGTGCCCCCAGGTGGCTTGCGCCTCTCTCGCTGCGGCAAGCGCCTCGCGGGCATCCTCGCGCACCCCCCAGGGGACCACGGCCACGGGGCGCCCGGTGGCCGGGCTCACAATGGTGGTCCGTTGCCCGGACCGCCCGTTCACCCACTGGCCCCCGATGTACATGGCCAG
This genomic stretch from Armatimonadota bacterium harbors:
- a CDS encoding tripartite tricarboxylate transporter permease, producing MSAVEGLLHGFAVALSARNLAAALFGVTIGTIVGVLPGIGSVATMALLFPFTFTLDTSAAMIMLAGIYYGAMYGGSTTSILVSVPGEAASMVTVFDGYQMARKGRAGAALAIAAIGSYVAGTLGVIGLTFFAPALASAALAFGPAEYFSVCLLGLALLTRLTGGAASHSVMMALFGIALGTVGPDLMSGVDRFTFGKLALRGGIALPALVIGLFGFAEMLSIVGQQSRGVTSVPVGFRGLYPSFAELRRSLGPILRGSVLGFGIGLIPGPAPLLSSLASYTTERRLSRWPEEFGRGAIEGVAGPEAANNAATSGALVPLLALGLPFAPATAMLLGGFVVHGVTPGPLLMSQHPDVFWGLVASMYIGNAMLLVLNLPLVPLFASITRTPMVILVPLVVTISVVGTYSVNNRLFDVAVMLAAGVLGYGLRQVGLPLAPLVVGFVLGPLLEVYFRQTLLLYQRELWVVFTRPLTVALLMATLLIVLVPALGRLRGAVSRRVG
- a CDS encoding aldehyde dehydrogenase family protein — encoded protein: MEVPSNRGTSIPLATAEPIPLAMYIGGQWVNGRSGQRTTIVSPATGRPVAVVPWGVREDAREALAAAREAQATWGHTPLAERVRLCRRIADLIQERAEALAGWITLEQGKPLHAEARVEVQNAAGWFRLAAEYAMALETPLLPVENPHKRALTFLQPRGVYAIITPWNFPVGIPSQLISAALVMGNSFVWVPAPTTSTCAVKLMECLVEAPLPPGVANLVLGPGPVVGDEIAGHEGTDAVAFVGSSATGRAVAARAAGKPQLLELGGNGPTVVFADADLDLAVPRILTGCTRNAGQVCSATGRVLVHRSLQDPLAVRLREAMSRIRVGDPFQRETVMGPLHNERTARTVEEHLADASARGARVVFGGRRLQGFPTPLYFLPAVVADVPPDSRLHLEETFGPVAALVPFDDEADVLRLAQASPYGHTAAIFTRDVARAFRLAERLRVGLVNINDNSFPGDPRLPRGGASGTISGVGRRGGKYTLLEMADLKTVVLDIGGTIPL